Sequence from the Psilocybe cubensis strain MGC-MH-2018 chromosome 10, whole genome shotgun sequence genome:
AAGAATCCTCCTCTATCCAGCCATTCAATGGATGCGGGTCCCGTCTCATATAAATATCCCACAGGCGAGTTATCAATGAAGAATTGGATTAATACGCAAAACGGGCATCGCGGATGCTTCATTGCTTGTTTCTTGACGTCTTGCCATGTCCCAAGTGAGTATTCCATGGGTTTACGGTTGTTTGTATTAGCGAGGTTGATCTGCCTACAGATGTTGCATAACGGGGCGAGCTTTGCGCGTTGATTGGAGTATCAGTTATTTCATTCGCCTATGTGCTAGTTAATGCCCACCTTGGGCATAGTAATCTTGTATTTGTCTTGAGTACTGTCAGACGTGGCGTTCAATGTGAAACGGGGAATAGGTAGAAGGTGCCAGCAAGGTCCACCTTTGATATTTATTTTATGATCACTAAATCTTATGTCAATTAGAGGTGCCAGTTTCTCACCGGGTTTATTTTTACTGTGTGAGACCGCAGGGGACCCTGGTATTGCTCTTGCCTTGGCCGGTGCTATAAATGATTGTTGATTTACCTCCTGTCTGTGACTTGTTATAAAGAATCAACTGCTCGCATAGCAAACACAAAAGCAATACAAACTCTAGATcttcctccgcctccacacATCCCCAAAACCAACGACTTGACAGTGCAACCCCCTCTCCGGCTCAtaccgctggcgctcatacatattttcaaagaaaataagacccagtaattatgtttcctacatttttttgacgtattttattggaatataggcttcgGGCTTCCCTAGTAATTGGGTAACCCTGGACTCTATATACAAGAAAAATaagtcaaaaaccaacaggaaacataattaccaatacatatttttctatcaaatatgtatcagcgccagcagtgtcAACGCCTATGTCCAATACCCAGTTCACGACGCACGCACTAATTGGGATGAACTGTGCCAAAACACCCTACCAAACCCATTGGTGACTCTAACGACTTTGGGTCACCACTTCAATTTGACCGGATATGTGTCCGTAGTCATAAACTCACGGTGGAGTGAAATCTACTCTAAGCCAAGAATTACTTCCATCTGGGTAGATTTGGCAGAGGCCGGGCCATTTTGTTTAGGGAAGGTTGAAATTTGTGTATCCTGTTTCGAACCAGCTGCTCGCTACAGGGATTTAAACTCTCCAGCCTAGTCACTGCCAGCACCCTGCTCAGAAGAGAAGTGTGGAGGCAGCGTGACCTGTGCCCGCGGTACTGTAGTGCAACAACATGCCCCCAACTTTTTTGGCACAGTGCTGCAGAGTACAAAGGCATTCTAACACGCCCTTGCAGCAGCCTATGCATCTGTGGCCCCGACTATGCCAACTCAGTAAACCCTGCTCACAGTTTGAGgaaatccacaccatccccAGCTTCTTTCTGCCTTACcgtccttcctcttccctctcACGCACCATACAAATAAGTTTGGTGAGTTTGCATATTGGGACGGTGGATAGGAAGAAAGGGGAATGAGAGTGGTGAAGGGCGAGTTCGCGTAGGAATGGCACAAAACAAGGCAAAGATATGTCGTTTATGCGTCATCAAGATGCGCTGGAAAGGAGACGTGTCCAGACGGAGGAAGACGCAAGAGAAACCTTTATTCCTATGTATCTCTAAATCCGTTCATTACTACTGAACTGATACCGATTACTAAAAGTCTATCTGAGAAAATCAATCACTGTTTCGTATTAGCTATTAATTTCATAGATGAATGTACTGAGTGCATAACATAACTTCTGCGCCAAAAAACAATGCATCGTTACTCTGCACAATGGGAAGGGAGGACTGCAAGAGAGTCGGCAGACTTAGATATATAATTACTGCGCTGGATGATGTGTCAAGTAACAAAACCACATTCAAAAGAGCGGGTCAAAAAACTTGACAGACTGCATGCATGAAAGAGATATAGCAAGCAAAGCGGAAAGGTACGTACCCCAAATAATTACCAAAGTGGGACTTTGGAACCAGAACAACGACATGAGCTAATAAGCACTTCATTCTTCGCAGGTATGTTATTTAGTTGGGGAACTCTAACTGTTACAttgtcatatttttctcaGAGATTCCGTCCTCACATGCTAAAAATAAGAGCACCCTGTCCTACCCTACCCTCCATCAGACACAGATTGATATATACGCATTGTATATCAGAGCAACCAAAAGTTAATATTCGACGACCACATACTTCTCATTAAGCTTCTCCAATCACATCATGTTTGGTGTTGTCGGGTGCGTCTTCGGTACATGTTGAATTGTCGTCTGCTTCTCCTTCTACCGTTTTTTGCTGGAATTGGATATCAATAAAATTGTGACTCCATCTCAAGACAATTCATAGGTACCAACCACGTGAATAAATCCGCCAAGGTTATAAAAGCAGTTATATGCCAGTAAGTTTGGGGTATTGGCCGCTAAAGAAAGTTTGCGTCACATTCCCATCCCCCTCGTACAACACAGGTTCGCAATTGTGAAACTTACGGATGTTTGATAGCTTGCCTGCATGAACATACGCCCAAAAGTTTAAAGGTATATTTGATTCCGGTGAAATCAAACACGCGAGGAGGCCAGATATATGTGGTGCTGCCTGCATGCCCAATTTACATTAGATTTCGAGGCAAATATGGGAGGAAGTGAACCAAGATTAGTACCATGGATGTACCTGATAGTACAGAGTTTCTTCCATTAAGCCAGGTAGAGTCTATCTCTTCTCCTATAGTGTTATGTTTTTATATATCTTGGTCTGTGACAGCATGTAGAATCTTGTTTACTTACCAGGAGCAAATACATTGACAACACTCCCATAATTCGACAAGGTATATCTCTTATCTTGAATGTTAGATGCACCTACGGTGATTGCGAACGGCGAGCGTGCGGGGCTGATGGTTTTTGCGTCCTTGTTCGAGTTTCCAGCGGCTGCTACGACAGGTATTTTGGCCCTGAAAAGCTAGCCATAATACATGTATGTAAGAGACCATACGAGGCACAGATTATCGACGTCGAAcaaaaaaactcaccttTTCTACTGAGTCGTCGATGGCTCGGGACTGTGCCGCACCGATGCTCAAATTGACAACACTCGGTCTCTTTGTGTTTCTAACGCTTGAAATAATCCAATCTAATGCACGTATGCTAAAGTTCCATGTGAATCAAAGTTAGACTATGTTTTGACGTGCAAATAAGAGCACTCAGGCTAACAGTGTGCTGTTATTGAACCTGCGGCAGTTCATGTCAGCAGTATATGAGTCTGCTAAGTCTAACAATGGCATGCGTACGAAATATACGTACCCATCGTCTCCGATCTTCACAGCAATCGCTGTTGCCGTCTTCGCAACACCGCTGTAGCAAGTGGAATAGTTGATTTAACTAGGGTATTACACAGGGGAAAACTGTTGGGCAAATGCTTACTACAGCTTAGAAATTGCTGTCCCTGCGACATGGGTTCCATGACTGGAAAATGACAATGTAAAAATTCATGAGAATTTCATGCAATTGAATCATGGACTATTACAGTATACCCTCACCCATTGAGATCCTTGTTGGGCTTCATCATAATTGGATTTATTTAATAAACCGAGAAAATAATGTTGTGAATGATCGTACAGTTCCTGCAAATGTTTTCCCCCACAAAGCACGTTTCTCGAAGGATGGCTGTATAAAGTTTCTTTACTTGCGCAAACAGTCCCACAAATCATTACTCGTAAACGTACATGACTTGTGTCAATCCCTATAATTTTGTTAACAACTACTGCATAATGGACAATGACTAACGACACTTACCTGTATCTGCATAATATTGACCATGAATAAATATTAACATAAATTTAACCAGTCGAAAGGGTCAACTAACCAACAATGTATATGTCCACCCCTTTACCTGCCGGATAATCGTAAAAGTAGAAAAATTTGTTGGGTAAAGGTTTTGTTGATATCGGAAATGGAGAAATACGGCTGAGCCGCCCCAAGCCCCAAGGGGCATTATTTCTAGCAAATATTCAAATGATACCTGTGATTTTGATGACTGAGGCAATACAGACACAATGAGGCTTACTGTTGGGCGAAGATCTCACCCACGGCATCCTTTTCGATGTACTTGACATCAGGGTGTGCTTCAAATGCTTCGGCTTGGTTTTGATTGAACGTTCCTGGAAATATTATGTCAGTATTTGTCTCATCTAGAAAGAGGTATGAGTCCAAACTGCGCACCGCAAAACCCGTTCAGGACATCCTCGTACGTGTGCACGGCGTCCGCAGAGAAAGTCTTGAATGATTCAGAATGGGCGTGCAGCGAGGcgagaaaggtttgtgtAGATATACCGTCCTTCAGTACGACGATGTATGTTTGTGTCTCCGAATTGACAGTACTCGACATTGTGGTGCTTGTTAGAGGTTCTGCGAGTAGACTTGAAGTACAGAGAATACTGCTATGGATTCCAGGTATTGCGATAAGATTATATAAAGTTTCTTTGTGCCAAAAATATTACATTGATATGATTATCGTTTTGGAGGTTTATGGACTCCACCTGTACTTTCAAGTGTAATTTTGGAGTTTCCTCAATTGGATTAGACCTCCTTTTTTTAGAATCATGTACCCAGGCTTCCGGTGAATTCCACCTCCGAGTCTGAAAATATATCTATTTGGCTCAGGTGTTAGTATATCTCCGTCGCCATTTTGGTCTGCGTGTGTATGATATTGGGGAATGTTGAACGTGGAGAGGATCTGCTCGTTCTTGTCTGGTCTTCAAAGCCGATAAGTGTCCATTTATCACAGGCTCATTCGTCGATAAATTATCTATCATGTGGTGTTTACTGACCAATAGCATGTGGTTGAATGTTGGATAAGAATGGAATTTATTGACAGGTAAGAAGACAACTGAAAGGGCTTCAACTAGTCGGAATGAGTCGCCATTCAACGGTGAGACGGTTTCCATATTTGGATTGACTGCATACCTGTTTGTATATATATTTGTCGCTTGATCGTCACATTTCTTCACGGAAAAAAAGGTACGTTCTCGATCTGGAACCCTCCCCCTACAAATGTGATGTTTATTATTTCCCTCAATACCAAGTAGCTTATGGAGAGTGAGTCGAAAACAAGTCAATCGTATACGCCAGAAGGTCGACTGGTGTCCAGTATGAACGGGGTACCGTATGAGTACGGAGTTCGAAAGCAGGACACAGACTCTGGACAGTCAACTATACTCGCTGACACACCGGATGCATGCGCAGAGACACAGTCCCATGCTATTGATTTCGGTCCAGCACTTGACGACAATGGCTGGATCAAAGTTCATTGGACCGTTGGCGATGATAAGTGGATCGACACCGACGGACGCGgatatggctgtccgttatggctgtccgtttgcacatttaataccaatctataaactttttttcccatACATAGAAGTCGCAATTATGCACAATTCCATATACATAATCTGGTGTCCAGTATAGAGAAAGATGATTTCCAAACATATAAATCCAGTATCCATACATTCATAGGTTGCACCCTTGGATACAATTTTcagtaccatacatatagttttggtgcccacatatacaaatcacaatcccttacatagagCAAACACTCCCTTTTATACATATTTTGTTCCCTCACTTATATCTGAAGGTTCCTCGTATGATTattcttacctttcttcaccccgaagatatacagtcatttttcggcattctgtCTATGCCGTGCATGCCTAGACATCGTGAGAATCGGCAAATCTCGGCAAATAAGGACACAAATTACGGTTCATTGCCTGTATGCCTGTCAACACACGCTGATTGaacatttcaaaaaattcaCATTTATACAAGCAGTAAATATCCTCCTGTGAGTGCTGATTGCATAAGTAGATTGTTTTTATAATGTGATACGAGTGCTTTGGCCACTCCCAGACGGCGTGCTAAGGCTTAAAAAGGCCTAACGTTGAGGTTGAagacagaaaattgcattGGAATAGCCTATATGTAGTCTTATGTTATTTTAATGTATAAAACAATGCTCCTAATGAATTGTATAATCTTGTAACGACCATCCTACTGTCTTCACAAGTGGCAATCCACTGCAAAGCGGGACGAAAGTCGAGTTCCCACGCCTCTACGGCACGGACGGCACGCATAATGTTCTTCTGGACaactctatatcttcggacaAAAATTAAGATACATGAGGAGAGGGCCACAGACTATGGTACTGAGTTTTTTATGTACGGGTAGCATACTCTTATGTGTGCagctcccattcaaactGAAGGGCATGCAAAGACAATGATCCGGATAATTTCTTCTATGCTCGGAAACCATTTCTCTATAACCAGGACACCAAGGTATGTAGTTGAGTTCAATCAAAATTACAACTTATATGTATGGGAAGAAAAGTTtatagattggtattaaatgtgcaaacggacagccatagtccgtttgcacatttaataccaatcattaaactttttgtcccatacatatagagAACAGTTTTATACGATCCCCACTATATATATTAATGTCCCACTCATAGAGAGCTAGTTTCCGAGCATAGAGGAAATCATCCCGATAATTGTATTTACAGAATCTTCAACTTTAATGAAtggtacatacatatatacatcTCACCCCTATATATGACATCCCGTACCATACTTTGTAATCCCCTCCCCATATATctaacattttttccaaagacATAGAGTTGTCGAGATGACTAATACCCTGCGTGCCGGCACTGCCGAATCCGTGTGGGAATTATATTTGTACCCCGCTTTGGGGTGGATAGCTACTCCTGAAGCAGCTAGGGGAATACTTTAAGTTCAGATGTGCATTAAAAATTTCGAGTTTGATGATGAAACACAAAACCTGTGCGTATAGCTGACCCTGAGTAGATTGACCACCTataacttcaacttcaggtGTATTTAACCTTAACCAAACTTAACATATCTGCTACTGGCTGTTATCACAGCGCTTGGCTCAGAAAAAACACTCAATAATGCTGTATTTAGCTTACATTATAGCATTCACAATCGGTTAGTATTTGAAACTGTGTCAGTGCTtactctgcctctgcctgtGTCAAGGTGAAAAACCAGCAATGTGCTGTGATTCGTCTGGCTGATTGCCGAGATATGCCGAATTCGCACGAAGGCAAGCTTGCCACGGCAGGAACGAATGTCGAAAATCACCTGTATTTCTTCGGGACGACGACAGGTAAAATCTAAGATTGCCGGAACCAGTAGATATATGTGGGGGAGCAAAAAATGTATGAAACGGCATGGGTTTCCTATGTAAGGGattctaatatatatatatatatgtgggctccaaaactatatgtatggtactcaaagTTGTACCTAAGGTTGCAATATACAAATGTGTGGATATGAGATCTTTAtgattggaagccttttctCGATCTTCGGACACCATAAGATATAGTTATTGGAAGACTTAGTCCAAGACTTCTAAatatgggacaaaaagtttaatgattggtattaaatgtgcaaacggacagccatacaTCAGATCCAGGGCAGTTGAATTGTGTGGCTGAAACAGGTTTACACATACTCACATATATTTAGCTGGGAAAATGGGAGCAAGCATGGCGGATGATCTCCACAGACGATACTCTCACACCGGCAAAAAAAATTCTGTAAAACCTTCTATGCGACCCAGAAAAGGTTGATTCAAACCTTGTTCCTTCAAAGCAGGTAAACACGTCGTATGCACGCTTCAGGTGGGCAGGTGTAGGATGTGATGTCTTCATCTCCAGCTTTGATGAATCTaggaatgttgggttacgTGAAATAGCGGTGATTTGGCAGGCTGGGAAGCAAGATGATAATCCTTTAGGCGCGCGTTTGTATTAGGAGGTAGATGATGTGGAAAATGATGGAAAGGTGTTTAAAGTGCTTGAAATAACTTGCATACTTAGGTATACCTCCCTCCTCTCTACCTGACCTCCACGCTGCACGCACACATCACCGTTAGACGCTGCAAGAGGCTGCAAGCAATCCGCTTTCTCCAGTTCCATTCACATTGTGTCATGGCAAGAGGTAGACATCGGCTCTAACAATGTTCAGGGCGGTAAATAA
This genomic interval carries:
- a CDS encoding Proteinase K; amino-acid sequence: MSSTVNSETQTYIVVLKDGISTQTFLASLHAHSESFKTFSADAVHTYEDVLNGFCGTFNQNQAEAFEAHPDVKYIEKDAVGEIFAQQNNAPWGLGRLSRISPFPISTKPLPNKFFYFYDYPAGKGVDIYIVDTGIDTSHPSFEKRALWGKTFAGTPNKDLNGHGTHVAGTAISKLYGVAKTATAIAVKIGDDGFNNSTLIRALDWIISSVRNTKRPSVVNLSIGAAQSRAIDDSVEKLFRAKIPVVAAAGNSNKDAKTISPARSPFAITVGASNIQDKRYTLSNYGSVVNVFAPGEEIDSTWLNGRNSVLSGTSMAAPHISGLLACLISPESNIPLNFWAYVHAGKLSNIPANTPNLLAYNCFYNLGGFIHVQKTVEGEADDNSTCTEDAPDNTKHDVIGEA